In the Clupea harengus chromosome 16, Ch_v2.0.2, whole genome shotgun sequence genome, one interval contains:
- the LOC105896687 gene encoding cAMP-dependent protein kinase type II-beta regulatory subunit-like isoform X2, with translation MNRHIPIPEGLKELLQGFTVEVLRNQPRDICDFALQYFAEQKMQRKEKGQLLKSTQEAMQSDSEDDDEEFVAPMINRFARRKSVSAETYDPDNETEENREPLVIHPKTDQQTHRLKEACKDNILFKSLQQDDFSMVLDAMFERLVAAGEQIIEQHDDGDNFYVIESGIYDVKITDNGVTRLIATYDNHGSFGELALMYNTPRATTITARTLGALWCLDRATFRRIIVKNNAKKRSAYDEFIQTVPLLSSLDAYERMKVVDVLSTQEYTDGQQIIAEGETAKSFYIVESGQVRISIGRYAPDCEIEEIEIATCTRGQYFGELALVTNKPRAASAYAVGDVKCLVMDVSAFERLLGPCMEIMKRNISNYQAQKASCLVDASSPSST, from the exons TGCAGTACTTTGCAGAACAGAAAAtgcaaagaaaagagaaggggcAACTTCTGAAGTCCACTCAGGAAGCTATGCAGAGCGACTCTGAAGACGACGACGAGGAGTTTGTCG CCCCAATGATCAACAGATTCGCAAGACGCAAGTCAG TGTCTGCTGAGACATATGACCCTGACAATGAAACAGAGGAAAACAGGGAGCCTCTG GTAATTCATCCCAAAACAGATCAGCAGACGCATAGACTGAAAGAGGCCTGCAAAGACAATATTCTCTTTAAAAGTTTGCAGCAG GACGATTTCTCTATGGTGCTAGACGCCATGTTTGAAAGGCTTGTGGCTGCAGGGGAACAGATTATCGAGCAGCATGACGATGGGGATAACTTCTATGTAATTGAGAG CGGAATTTATGATGTAAAAATAACGGATAACGGAGTAACACGACTCATTGCCACCTACGACAACCACGGGAGCTTCGGGGAGCTGGCCCTGATGTACAACACGCCGCGAGCTACCACCATCACTGCCAGAACTCTTGGAGCCCTGTGGTGCTTG GACAGGGCGACCTTCAGGCGGATTATTGTGAAAAACAATGCCAAGAAAAGGAGTGCGTATGACGAGTTCATCCAGACAGTCCCTCTGCTCTCAAGCTTGGAC GCATATGAGCGAATGAAGGTGGTGGATGTGCTGAGCACGCAAGAGTACACAGACGGGCAGCAAATCATTGCTGAG GGAGAGACTGCAAAAAGCTTCTACATTGTTGAGTCTGGTCAGGTCAGGATCTCAATCGGGAGATATGCACCG GACTGTGAAATTGAGGAGATCGAGATTGCCACATGCACACGAGGACAGTACTTTGGGGAGCTGGCGCTAGTCACCAACAAACCAAGAGCGGCCTCAGCGTACGCTGTAGGGGACGTCAAGTGTTTAG TCATGGACGTGTCGGCCTTCGAGAGGCTGCTGGGTCCGTGTATGGAGATCATGAAGAGGAACATCAGTAACTACCAGGCACAGAAGGCCAGCTGTTTGGTGGACgccagcagccccagcagcacCTGA
- the LOC105896687 gene encoding cAMP-dependent protein kinase type II-beta regulatory subunit-like isoform X1, producing MNRHIPIPEGLKELLQGFTVEVLRNQPRDICDFALQYFAEQKMQRKEKGQLLKSTQEAMQSDSEDDDEEFVAPMINRFARRKSAVSAETYDPDNETEENREPLVIHPKTDQQTHRLKEACKDNILFKSLQQDDFSMVLDAMFERLVAAGEQIIEQHDDGDNFYVIESGIYDVKITDNGVTRLIATYDNHGSFGELALMYNTPRATTITARTLGALWCLDRATFRRIIVKNNAKKRSAYDEFIQTVPLLSSLDAYERMKVVDVLSTQEYTDGQQIIAEGETAKSFYIVESGQVRISIGRYAPDCEIEEIEIATCTRGQYFGELALVTNKPRAASAYAVGDVKCLVMDVSAFERLLGPCMEIMKRNISNYQAQKASCLVDASSPSST from the exons TGCAGTACTTTGCAGAACAGAAAAtgcaaagaaaagagaaggggcAACTTCTGAAGTCCACTCAGGAAGCTATGCAGAGCGACTCTGAAGACGACGACGAGGAGTTTGTCG CCCCAATGATCAACAGATTCGCAAGACGCAAGTCAG CAGTGTCTGCTGAGACATATGACCCTGACAATGAAACAGAGGAAAACAGGGAGCCTCTG GTAATTCATCCCAAAACAGATCAGCAGACGCATAGACTGAAAGAGGCCTGCAAAGACAATATTCTCTTTAAAAGTTTGCAGCAG GACGATTTCTCTATGGTGCTAGACGCCATGTTTGAAAGGCTTGTGGCTGCAGGGGAACAGATTATCGAGCAGCATGACGATGGGGATAACTTCTATGTAATTGAGAG CGGAATTTATGATGTAAAAATAACGGATAACGGAGTAACACGACTCATTGCCACCTACGACAACCACGGGAGCTTCGGGGAGCTGGCCCTGATGTACAACACGCCGCGAGCTACCACCATCACTGCCAGAACTCTTGGAGCCCTGTGGTGCTTG GACAGGGCGACCTTCAGGCGGATTATTGTGAAAAACAATGCCAAGAAAAGGAGTGCGTATGACGAGTTCATCCAGACAGTCCCTCTGCTCTCAAGCTTGGAC GCATATGAGCGAATGAAGGTGGTGGATGTGCTGAGCACGCAAGAGTACACAGACGGGCAGCAAATCATTGCTGAG GGAGAGACTGCAAAAAGCTTCTACATTGTTGAGTCTGGTCAGGTCAGGATCTCAATCGGGAGATATGCACCG GACTGTGAAATTGAGGAGATCGAGATTGCCACATGCACACGAGGACAGTACTTTGGGGAGCTGGCGCTAGTCACCAACAAACCAAGAGCGGCCTCAGCGTACGCTGTAGGGGACGTCAAGTGTTTAG TCATGGACGTGTCGGCCTTCGAGAGGCTGCTGGGTCCGTGTATGGAGATCATGAAGAGGAACATCAGTAACTACCAGGCACAGAAGGCCAGCTGTTTGGTGGACgccagcagccccagcagcacCTGA
- the LOC105896687 gene encoding cAMP-dependent protein kinase type II-beta regulatory subunit-like isoform X3 has protein sequence MNRHIPIPEGLKELLQGFTVEVLRNQPRDICDFALQYFAEQKMQRKEKGQLLKSTQEAMQSDSEDDDEEFVAPMINRFARRKSAVSAETYDPDNETEENREPLVIHPKTDQQTHRLKEACKDNILFKSLQQDDFSMVLDAMFERLVAAGEQIIEQHDDGDNFYVIESGIYDVKITDNGVTRLIATYDNHGSFGELALMYNTPRATTITARTLGALWCLDRATFRRIIVKNNAKKRSAYDEFIQTVPLLSSLDAYERMKVVDVLSTQEYTDGQQIIAEDCEIEEIEIATCTRGQYFGELALVTNKPRAASAYAVGDVKCLVMDVSAFERLLGPCMEIMKRNISNYQAQKASCLVDASSPSST, from the exons TGCAGTACTTTGCAGAACAGAAAAtgcaaagaaaagagaaggggcAACTTCTGAAGTCCACTCAGGAAGCTATGCAGAGCGACTCTGAAGACGACGACGAGGAGTTTGTCG CCCCAATGATCAACAGATTCGCAAGACGCAAGTCAG CAGTGTCTGCTGAGACATATGACCCTGACAATGAAACAGAGGAAAACAGGGAGCCTCTG GTAATTCATCCCAAAACAGATCAGCAGACGCATAGACTGAAAGAGGCCTGCAAAGACAATATTCTCTTTAAAAGTTTGCAGCAG GACGATTTCTCTATGGTGCTAGACGCCATGTTTGAAAGGCTTGTGGCTGCAGGGGAACAGATTATCGAGCAGCATGACGATGGGGATAACTTCTATGTAATTGAGAG CGGAATTTATGATGTAAAAATAACGGATAACGGAGTAACACGACTCATTGCCACCTACGACAACCACGGGAGCTTCGGGGAGCTGGCCCTGATGTACAACACGCCGCGAGCTACCACCATCACTGCCAGAACTCTTGGAGCCCTGTGGTGCTTG GACAGGGCGACCTTCAGGCGGATTATTGTGAAAAACAATGCCAAGAAAAGGAGTGCGTATGACGAGTTCATCCAGACAGTCCCTCTGCTCTCAAGCTTGGAC GCATATGAGCGAATGAAGGTGGTGGATGTGCTGAGCACGCAAGAGTACACAGACGGGCAGCAAATCATTGCTGAG GACTGTGAAATTGAGGAGATCGAGATTGCCACATGCACACGAGGACAGTACTTTGGGGAGCTGGCGCTAGTCACCAACAAACCAAGAGCGGCCTCAGCGTACGCTGTAGGGGACGTCAAGTGTTTAG TCATGGACGTGTCGGCCTTCGAGAGGCTGCTGGGTCCGTGTATGGAGATCATGAAGAGGAACATCAGTAACTACCAGGCACAGAAGGCCAGCTGTTTGGTGGACgccagcagccccagcagcacCTGA